One region of Streptomyces capillispiralis genomic DNA includes:
- a CDS encoding MFS transporter, translating to MSSAPSTPTPAVRRGGGSSAGRTPGGTGTSRGSGPFLALIAVCTAVTAANIYLAAPLLSLIARDFGSTPSAVAWIASVAQLGYAAGLLFFAPLGDTVNRRRLVTGLTLVTTVALIASAVAPGTGALATAVFVASAATVVPQLLVPLVAARAPAARRARHVAAVIAGLFTGIVAARVLGGLAGQAFGWRWVFAGAAVLTLALGLATALVLPSERQPRHGSLFGGLTALPGLLRRSPDLWRASVRQAGMFGAWSALWTSLALLLTGPAYGLSTATAGLFGLFGLTASAVAPLAGGLVDRFGAARVVRGAYLLAAVSVPLFWLGGHVIWALFVAAVAIHAALVASHVANQTLALTTTSSPATANTAYVVSGFAGGATASALAGTAFTHFGWGGVAAVAGVWLALGWGLTAVRRGRR from the coding sequence ATGTCATCAGCGCCCAGCACCCCGACCCCCGCCGTCCGGCGGGGCGGCGGGTCATCGGCCGGACGGACACCCGGCGGGACCGGCACGTCCCGCGGTTCCGGTCCGTTCCTCGCGCTCATCGCCGTCTGCACCGCCGTGACGGCCGCCAACATCTACCTCGCCGCGCCGCTGCTCTCCCTGATCGCCCGCGACTTCGGCTCCACGCCGTCCGCCGTGGCCTGGATCGCCTCGGTCGCCCAGCTCGGCTACGCCGCCGGCCTGCTCTTCTTCGCCCCGCTCGGCGACACCGTCAACCGGCGCCGCCTGGTCACCGGCCTCACCCTGGTCACCACCGTCGCCCTGATCGCCAGTGCGGTCGCTCCCGGCACCGGGGCGCTGGCCACCGCCGTGTTCGTCGCCTCGGCCGCGACCGTCGTGCCGCAGCTCCTCGTCCCGCTGGTCGCCGCGCGCGCCCCGGCCGCGCGCCGCGCCCGCCATGTCGCGGCCGTGATCGCCGGCCTCTTCACCGGCATCGTCGCGGCCCGGGTCCTCGGCGGCCTCGCCGGGCAGGCCTTCGGCTGGCGGTGGGTCTTCGCGGGCGCGGCCGTGCTCACGCTCGCCCTGGGACTCGCCACGGCCCTCGTCCTGCCGTCCGAGCGACAGCCCCGGCACGGCTCCCTGTTCGGCGGTCTCACCGCGCTGCCCGGACTGCTGCGGCGCTCGCCCGACCTGTGGCGCGCATCGGTGCGGCAGGCAGGGATGTTCGGCGCGTGGAGCGCGCTGTGGACCTCGCTCGCGCTGCTGCTGACCGGCCCCGCCTACGGCCTGTCCACCGCCACCGCCGGACTCTTCGGCCTCTTCGGGCTCACGGCGAGCGCGGTCGCGCCGCTGGCGGGCGGGCTGGTCGACCGCTTCGGCGCCGCCCGGGTCGTCCGGGGGGCGTACCTGCTGGCGGCCGTCTCCGTGCCGCTGTTCTGGCTGGGCGGGCACGTCATCTGGGCGCTGTTCGTCGCCGCGGTCGCGATCCACGCGGCCCTGGTCGCCTCCCACGTCGCCAACCAGACCCTCGCCCTGACCACCACCTCCAGCCCCGCCACGGCCAACACCGCCTACGTCGTCTCCGGCTTCGCCGGCGGCGCCACCGCCTCGGCCCTCGCGGGCACCGCCTTCACCCACTTCGGCTGGGGCGGGGTCGCGGCGGTGGCCGGAGTGTGGCTGGCGCTGGGGTGGGGGCTCACGGCGGTACGGCGGGGGCGCCGGTGA
- a CDS encoding TetR family transcriptional regulator, which translates to MAVRDPEATKARIFEAAVTEFARHGIAGARIDRIAAEAKANKQLIYAYFGNKAELFATVLERKMLDLAESVPVDPDDIEGWVDRLMDYHAAHPELLRLLFWEGLEYGTEQLPHESGRQEHYVRKVATLKDGQDRGVVTDAIPPGDLLFLLTALANWTAVVPQMRRILTGDAEEDTARLRASVKEAARRLVAR; encoded by the coding sequence ATGGCAGTCAGGGACCCCGAGGCCACCAAGGCCCGGATCTTCGAGGCGGCGGTCACCGAGTTCGCCCGCCACGGCATCGCCGGCGCCCGCATCGACCGCATCGCGGCCGAGGCGAAGGCCAACAAGCAGCTCATCTACGCCTACTTCGGCAACAAGGCGGAGCTGTTCGCGACCGTCCTGGAGCGGAAGATGCTGGACCTCGCCGAGTCCGTCCCCGTCGACCCGGACGACATCGAGGGCTGGGTCGACCGCCTGATGGATTACCACGCGGCCCATCCCGAACTGCTGCGCCTGCTCTTCTGGGAGGGCCTGGAGTACGGCACCGAGCAACTGCCCCACGAGAGCGGACGCCAGGAGCACTACGTCCGCAAGGTGGCCACGCTGAAGGACGGCCAGGACCGCGGAGTCGTCACCGACGCCATCCCCCCGGGCGACCTGCTGTTCCTGCTGACCGCGCTGGCCAACTGGACGGCCGTGGTCCCGCAGATGCGCCGCATCCTGACCGGCGACGCGGAGGAGGACACCGCACGCCTGCGCGCCTCGGTGAAGGAAGCGGCCCGCCGCCTGGTCGCCCGCTGA
- a CDS encoding hybrid sensor histidine kinase/response regulator: MSSRPSRGAARLAAILDALPDALVLVNANGTVVNANTIALEAFETPGTALVGRGLLDLLPQFDSKLIPGSMRRPDHIDPRARTKPTRMIARRTDGAEFPVEVTSANLETGQQAYDTYGYTGDELLMLVVRDLSGTVDTEAELARSQRQTEMILRAASEGVVGTDTDGRIVLVNPAAAQILGYRAGELGGRELHTLVLHSRADGSPFPYDESALADTLRSGRKHRVRGQVLYAKNGDQLPVDLTTAPVRDGDQLVGAVMTFADRRPFDALVKEKEDAEQRHAEELERLAEEHASELTALRQSHVTELEELRERHAEELAANEERYAALGEREKDRYEALAARHDQLLTLLGQSLRGPLEELRRELSALAADDAGQLWPEANQVLHHLSAGYARITTLIDNVLGYQRLDVGTEQVTRTKVMLDAVVAAGVDGAVELIGPGRVQFAVHAPPIEAEVDPRLLATALAHLVADVAGVDATGNTPVSAGGYLDNTVVVAAAQRGEVVRIEVRGPYSGGDPVHEPIVRGIVRAHGGVLQTHEVPGMSGSAFVLEVPIGGGAGAVAAAPAATVAAIEAPASVAEAAEAAGAGAGTGAAPVPVPATAPAPAPAPAATSVPASASAPVEEGSEAGPGGGRRRARRASVDAFLESGVPGPDDGTESVPTGRRRRRAAAAAEPAPAPLPAQASGEGAVVSGGTGRRRGRPAEDAAAAAAGTAGGAVGAEVELAGSGVSEGAVVTAAEHAAGAAASNTGLGGTVPPQGVPAPAGPRARTGSGEQHALPPALPAPSGGNGTGDASQAEVQLHVPAQASGQGQAQAQAQTAGRRRRALAAATERAAAQEAAPRTVFALPPAEADQGEQTGWAGQPVQSTQAARAAQAPEGPTGTGAGQPGGPGAVAPGDALIDNGRHDAVPQDQADDHTPPQPHPTSAPTGRRRRAVGRPTEDAEQAEVQTSAVEAAAPQVPGVQAPSGQAPGVQAPGVQAPGAPAQWGAVPGQGAPVPPQGAPVPAQGTSVPPQGAPVPPQGAPVPAQGAPVPAQGGASVPPQGVSVPAQGHADVQGQRPAAQPLPAEAPSGQGTPPDGTPAPQQWPAAGDTSGAGTPVPPVPSPPQPTPATGTPLPPEGAPAQRAAQPLPAEAAAPVDPNSTQGRAISVRTLGQGVPFNRQAAQVQQPLPSATPPPHQPGGSGRRRKLGTRPDPGAGNEQGARPHPSADPAPAAPSAPAAAPQQERTPAQPQPQHSPAGQSRITPATEGTGRSYAIGAPDADAAEGPEPLDGPGGAVEVADPPRPQPMDDELPPEPLDNPRRLLVWPAPDVSTQQALSDRGYRPVIVHSREEVDAQIAAFPAALFVDPLTGPITRTALQSLRQAAVAAEVPVLVTAGIGQASRDAAYGADPAVLLKALAPRDSEQHPPRVLLIEEHAEIALALTGTLERRGMQVARAASDADAVTLAGQFRPNLVVMDLMQVHRRQTGGTGIIDWLRANGQLNRTPLVVYTAAVDPMDLPRLASGETVLFLAERSTSAEVQERLVDLLSRIGVN, from the coding sequence GTGAGCAGCAGGCCATCCCGAGGCGCTGCTCGCCTCGCAGCCATACTGGACGCGCTTCCCGACGCGCTGGTCCTGGTCAACGCCAACGGAACGGTCGTCAACGCCAACACCATCGCCCTGGAGGCCTTCGAGACCCCGGGCACGGCGCTGGTCGGGCGCGGACTGCTGGATCTGCTGCCGCAGTTCGACTCCAAGCTCATCCCGGGGTCCATGCGGCGGCCCGACCACATCGATCCCCGCGCGCGCACCAAGCCGACGCGGATGATCGCCCGGCGGACCGACGGCGCGGAGTTCCCGGTCGAGGTCACCAGCGCGAACCTGGAGACCGGCCAGCAGGCGTACGACACCTACGGCTACACCGGCGACGAACTGCTGATGCTCGTCGTCCGCGACCTCTCCGGCACCGTCGACACCGAGGCGGAGCTGGCGCGGTCGCAGCGGCAGACCGAGATGATCCTGCGCGCCGCCTCCGAGGGCGTCGTCGGGACCGACACCGACGGGCGGATCGTCCTCGTCAACCCGGCCGCCGCCCAGATCCTGGGCTACCGGGCCGGTGAACTCGGCGGACGCGAGCTGCACACGCTCGTCCTGCACTCCCGCGCCGACGGCTCCCCCTTCCCGTACGACGAGTCCGCGCTCGCCGACACGCTGCGCTCCGGGCGCAAGCACCGGGTGCGCGGCCAGGTGCTCTACGCGAAGAACGGCGACCAGCTGCCGGTCGACCTGACGACCGCGCCGGTGCGCGACGGGGACCAGCTCGTCGGCGCCGTGATGACCTTCGCCGACCGGCGCCCCTTCGACGCGCTGGTCAAGGAGAAGGAGGACGCCGAGCAGCGGCACGCCGAGGAGCTGGAGCGGCTCGCCGAGGAACACGCCTCCGAGCTGACCGCCCTGCGCCAGAGTCACGTCACCGAGCTGGAGGAGCTGCGCGAGCGGCACGCGGAGGAACTCGCCGCGAACGAGGAGCGGTACGCCGCGCTCGGCGAGCGGGAGAAGGACCGCTACGAGGCCCTCGCCGCCCGGCACGACCAGTTGCTCACCCTGCTCGGGCAGTCCCTGCGCGGCCCGCTGGAGGAGCTGCGGCGGGAGCTGTCCGCGCTCGCCGCCGACGACGCCGGGCAGCTGTGGCCCGAGGCCAACCAGGTGCTCCACCACCTGTCGGCCGGTTACGCCCGGATCACCACCCTCATCGACAACGTCCTCGGCTACCAGCGGCTCGACGTCGGCACCGAGCAGGTGACGCGGACGAAGGTGATGCTGGACGCCGTCGTCGCCGCCGGGGTCGACGGCGCCGTGGAGCTGATCGGACCCGGGCGGGTGCAGTTCGCGGTGCACGCGCCGCCCATCGAGGCCGAGGTCGACCCGCGGCTGCTCGCGACGGCGCTGGCGCATCTCGTCGCCGATGTCGCGGGCGTCGACGCGACCGGCAACACGCCCGTGTCGGCGGGCGGGTACCTGGACAACACGGTCGTGGTCGCGGCGGCGCAGCGCGGTGAGGTTGTCCGCATCGAGGTGCGCGGGCCGTACAGCGGCGGCGACCCGGTGCACGAGCCGATCGTGCGCGGGATCGTCCGCGCGCACGGCGGTGTGCTCCAGACGCACGAGGTGCCGGGGATGAGCGGGAGCGCGTTCGTCCTGGAGGTGCCGATCGGGGGTGGAGCGGGGGCCGTCGCGGCCGCCCCGGCCGCCACCGTCGCCGCCATCGAGGCACCGGCATCGGTCGCGGAAGCGGCGGAAGCGGCGGGAGCGGGGGCGGGTACGGGTGCGGCTCCGGTTCCGGTACCGGCTACGGCTCCGGCTCCGGCTCCGGCTCCGGCGGCAACTTCGGTTCCGGCTTCGGCTTCGGCGCCGGTCGAGGAGGGCTCCGAGGCGGGTCCCGGTGGAGGGCGGCGGCGGGCACGGCGTGCCTCCGTGGACGCCTTCCTGGAGAGCGGGGTGCCGGGCCCGGACGACGGCACGGAGTCCGTTCCCACCGGGCGGCGCAGGCGCCGTGCGGCTGCCGCCGCCGAACCCGCGCCGGCCCCGCTTCCGGCTCAGGCGTCCGGTGAGGGCGCGGTGGTGTCCGGCGGTACCGGGCGGCGACGGGGCAGGCCGGCCGAGGACGCGGCGGCCGCCGCCGCGGGTACGGCCGGTGGCGCGGTCGGCGCCGAGGTCGAACTCGCCGGTTCCGGGGTGTCCGAGGGTGCCGTCGTCACCGCCGCCGAGCACGCGGCGGGGGCCGCCGCGTCGAACACGGGGCTGGGCGGGACCGTACCGCCGCAGGGTGTGCCCGCGCCGGCCGGGCCGCGTGCCCGGACCGGGTCCGGCGAACAGCACGCGCTGCCGCCGGCACTGCCCGCGCCGTCCGGCGGGAACGGGACGGGTGACGCGTCCCAGGCCGAGGTGCAACTGCATGTTCCGGCGCAGGCCTCCGGACAGGGACAGGCACAGGCGCAGGCGCAGACCGCGGGGCGGCGTCGGCGTGCGCTGGCCGCCGCCACGGAGCGGGCGGCGGCGCAGGAGGCCGCGCCCCGCACGGTGTTCGCGCTGCCGCCGGCCGAGGCGGACCAGGGGGAGCAGACGGGCTGGGCCGGACAGCCTGTACAAAGCACCCAGGCCGCACGGGCCGCACAGGCTCCGGAGGGCCCCACCGGCACCGGTGCCGGGCAACCGGGCGGGCCCGGGGCCGTCGCACCCGGTGACGCGCTGATCGACAACGGCCGGCACGACGCCGTACCGCAGGACCAGGCCGACGACCACACTCCGCCGCAGCCGCATCCCACCAGCGCGCCCACGGGCCGTCGCCGGCGGGCCGTCGGCCGGCCGACGGAGGACGCCGAGCAGGCGGAAGTCCAGACGTCGGCCGTCGAGGCAGCGGCCCCTCAGGTGCCGGGCGTGCAGGCGCCGTCCGGTCAGGCGCCGGGCGTGCAGGCGCCGGGCGTGCAGGCGCCTGGGGCTCCGGCGCAGTGGGGGGCAGTGCCGGGACAGGGCGCTCCGGTGCCGCCGCAGGGTGCTCCGGTTCCCGCCCAGGGCACGTCCGTACCGCCGCAGGGTGCGCCAGTACCGCCGCAAGGTGCTCCGGTTCCGGCCCAGGGTGCTCCGGTTCCGGCTCAGGGTGGTGCCTCCGTACCGCCGCAAGGCGTGTCCGTGCCCGCGCAGGGGCACGCTGATGTGCAGGGGCAGCGTCCCGCCGCGCAGCCGTTGCCCGCCGAGGCCCCGTCCGGGCAGGGCACCCCGCCGGACGGCACCCCCGCTCCGCAGCAGTGGCCCGCCGCCGGTGACACCTCCGGCGCCGGTACGCCCGTACCGCCGGTCCCGAGCCCGCCGCAGCCGACCCCCGCCACCGGCACCCCGCTGCCGCCCGAAGGCGCGCCGGCGCAGCGGGCCGCTCAGCCGTTGCCCGCGGAGGCCGCGGCGCCGGTGGATCCGAACTCGACGCAGGGCAGGGCGATCAGCGTGCGGACGCTGGGGCAGGGTGTGCCGTTCAACCGGCAGGCCGCTCAGGTCCAGCAGCCGCTGCCGTCGGCCACGCCTCCCCCGCACCAGCCCGGCGGTTCCGGCCGCCGCCGCAAGCTCGGTACGCGTCCCGACCCGGGCGCGGGCAACGAGCAGGGCGCCCGCCCGCACCCGTCGGCCGATCCCGCGCCCGCGGCCCCCTCCGCCCCGGCGGCGGCCCCGCAGCAGGAGCGGACCCCGGCCCAGCCCCAGCCGCAGCACTCGCCCGCCGGTCAGTCCCGGATCACACCGGCGACCGAGGGCACCGGACGCTCGTACGCCATAGGGGCGCCCGACGCGGATGCCGCCGAGGGTCCCGAGCCGCTGGACGGCCCGGGTGGCGCCGTCGAGGTGGCGGACCCCCCGCGTCCGCAGCCGATGGACGACGAGTTGCCGCCGGAACCGCTGGACAACCCGCGCCGACTGCTGGTGTGGCCCGCGCCGGACGTGTCCACGCAGCAGGCGCTGAGCGACCGCGGCTACCGGCCGGTGATCGTGCACTCGCGCGAGGAGGTCGACGCGCAGATCGCGGCCTTCCCCGCCGCGCTGTTCGTGGACCCGCTGACCGGGCCGATCACCCGTACGGCGCTCCAGTCGCTGCGCCAGGCCGCGGTGGCCGCCGAGGTGCCGGTGCTGGTCACCGCGGGGATCGGACAGGCGTCGCGGGATGCCGCGTACGGCGCCGATCCGGCCGTGCTGCTGAAGGCGCTGGCGCCGCGCGACAGCGAACAGCATCCGCCGCGCGTGCTGCTGATCGAGGAGCACGCGGAGATCGCGCTCGCGCTGACCGGCACGCTGGAACGGCGCGGGATGCAGGTCGCGCGGGCCGCGAGCGACGCCGACGCGGTGACGCTGGCGGGGCAGTTCCGGCCGAACCTGGTGGTGATGGACCTGATGCAGGTGCACCGGCGCCAGACCGGGGGCACCGGGATCATCGACTGGCTGCGGGCGAACGGACAGCTCAACCGCACCCCGCTCGTCGTCTACACGGCCGCCGTCGACCCGATGGACCTGCCTCGCCTGGCCTCCGGCGAGACGGTGCTGTTCCTCGCGGAGCGGTCCACCAGCGCGGAGGTGCAGGAACGGCTCGTCGATCTGCTCTCGCGGATCGGGGTCAACTGA
- a CDS encoding SSI family serine proteinase inhibitor, with amino-acid sequence MTQIVRPDTLRPPAPRSTARSTPSPAAPPAPSSAARPAWRRLAVGAAASVVLASLSTAPPAAYAQDAAPRGDHLVVTVRDVGGGADGTYEVRCRPSGGSHPDPARACAAVDRSARWGQDAFAPAPRDAVCTMQYGGPATARITGTWAGRPVDATYDRKNGCAIARWDALVPLLPEASAPERP; translated from the coding sequence ATGACGCAGATCGTCCGCCCGGACACCCTCCGACCGCCCGCCCCCCGGTCCACCGCCCGGTCGACCCCCTCCCCCGCGGCTCCGCCGGCCCCCTCGTCCGCCGCCCGGCCCGCGTGGCGGCGCCTCGCCGTCGGTGCCGCCGCCTCCGTCGTCCTCGCCTCGCTGTCCACGGCGCCCCCGGCGGCGTACGCGCAGGACGCGGCGCCGCGCGGTGACCACCTCGTCGTCACCGTGCGCGACGTGGGAGGCGGGGCGGACGGGACGTACGAGGTGCGCTGCCGGCCCAGTGGCGGCAGTCATCCCGACCCCGCCCGGGCCTGCGCCGCCGTCGACCGGAGTGCGCGGTGGGGGCAGGACGCCTTCGCCCCGGCACCGCGCGACGCCGTCTGCACCATGCAGTACGGCGGGCCCGCCACCGCCCGGATCACCGGCACCTGGGCCGGCCGTCCCGTCGACGCGACGTACGACCGTAAGAACGGCTGCGCGATCGCCCGCTGGGACGCGCTCGTCCCCCTGCTGCCCGAAGCGAGCGCCCCGGAGCGCCCGTGA
- a CDS encoding fumarylacetoacetate hydrolase family protein, translating to MGPWGITRDEVPDPQSVAIRTWVNGRLTQDGTTASMIFGVAELVSYLLALAVLHAGAGRCRPHRDTCRARRCGVSAAAKRC from the coding sequence TTGGGGCCGTGGGGCATCACGCGGGACGAGGTGCCGGACCCGCAGAGCGTCGCGATCCGGACGTGGGTCAACGGCCGGCTGACGCAGGACGGAACCACGGCCTCGATGATCTTCGGCGTCGCCGAGCTGGTCTCCTACCTGCTCGCGCTCGCGGTTCTTCACGCCGGCGCCGGGCGATGTCGTCCTCACCGGGACACCTGCCGGGCGCGGCGCTGCGGGGTCTCGGCTGCTGCCAAGAGGTGCTGA
- a CDS encoding site-specific integrase: protein MSGKRANGEGSIYPYKNGFAAYVWVTTPDGSRKRKYVYGKTREETHEKWIKLHGEASKGPVRTRHRTVEAFLSYWLESIVKPNLAPLSYVSYEGSVRLYIAPHLGAKRLDKLTVRDVREWLTKLAGICQCCAQGKDAKRAPARRRCCASGECCEAYPSRRVIQAARDALRAALTHAVTEEEISKNVASLVKVPKPRRRRIKPWSVVEAGRFLDDSLTREDPLFAAWVLVLCLGLRRGEVLGLTWKSIDFETGELYVDHQIQRAGRHILHRETKTEESDDFLPLPAFCLKALRMRRAQQTGDRKAAGELWQDTRGLVFTTKYGTPIEPGNLTRMFALRARRAGLRVIPLRNTRHTCSSLLVALKVHPKVAQRILRHSQIAMTMEVYAEASEEEVRAALGKLSEAMGGGDRAGTG from the coding sequence ATGAGCGGCAAGCGGGCCAACGGTGAGGGGTCCATCTACCCGTACAAGAACGGCTTCGCCGCGTACGTCTGGGTGACCACTCCGGACGGCAGCCGGAAACGGAAGTACGTCTACGGCAAGACCCGTGAGGAGACTCACGAGAAGTGGATCAAGCTGCACGGTGAAGCCAGCAAGGGGCCCGTACGGACTCGGCATCGCACGGTGGAAGCGTTCCTCTCGTACTGGCTGGAGTCCATCGTCAAACCGAACCTGGCTCCGCTGTCGTACGTCTCGTACGAGGGATCGGTACGGCTCTACATCGCCCCACACCTGGGCGCGAAGCGACTGGACAAGCTGACCGTCCGGGACGTGCGCGAGTGGCTGACCAAGCTGGCCGGCATCTGCCAGTGCTGCGCTCAGGGCAAGGACGCCAAGCGGGCTCCGGCTCGGCGCCGATGCTGCGCCTCTGGTGAGTGCTGCGAGGCGTATCCGTCCCGCCGGGTGATCCAGGCTGCGCGTGATGCCCTGCGGGCAGCTCTCACCCACGCCGTGACCGAAGAGGAGATCAGCAAGAACGTGGCGTCCCTGGTCAAGGTCCCCAAGCCTCGTCGACGTCGGATCAAGCCGTGGTCCGTCGTCGAGGCCGGCCGTTTTCTCGATGACTCGCTTACCCGTGAGGATCCGCTGTTCGCCGCCTGGGTCCTGGTCCTCTGCCTCGGCCTCCGGCGTGGCGAGGTCCTCGGCCTCACCTGGAAGTCGATCGACTTCGAGACAGGGGAGCTGTACGTGGATCACCAGATCCAGCGCGCGGGCCGTCACATCCTCCACCGGGAGACCAAGACCGAGGAGTCCGACGACTTCCTTCCCCTTCCCGCCTTCTGCCTCAAGGCGCTCCGCATGCGCCGTGCCCAGCAGACTGGGGACCGGAAGGCGGCTGGGGAACTTTGGCAGGACACCCGCGGCCTGGTCTTCACCACTAAGTACGGGACGCCCATCGAGCCGGGGAACCTGACCCGCATGTTCGCCCTGCGCGCCCGTCGTGCCGGCCTCCGAGTGATCCCGCTTCGGAACACCCGGCACACGTGCAGCTCGCTCCTGGTCGCCCTCAAGGTGCATCCGAAGGTGGCGCAGCGCATCCTGCGGCACTCGCAGATCGCCATGACGATGGAGGTCTACGCCGAAGCAAGCGAAGAAGAGGTGCGCGCGGCGCTCGGCAAGCTGTCCGAAGCGATGGGCGGTGGCGACAGGGCGGGAACCGGCTGA
- a CDS encoding helix-turn-helix domain-containing protein, with protein MTSVTIQRKWHTTAEVAEMLGFGLSKTKALVLSGEIRSVKIGRNRRILPAWVDEYVNRCAADAERSAA; from the coding sequence GTGACCTCGGTGACCATTCAGCGGAAGTGGCACACGACGGCCGAGGTCGCCGAGATGCTCGGCTTCGGCCTGTCCAAGACCAAAGCGCTCGTGCTGAGCGGTGAGATCCGCTCCGTGAAGATCGGTCGCAACCGGCGAATCCTCCCGGCGTGGGTCGACGAGTACGTGAACCGCTGCGCGGCCGACGCCGAGAGGTCGGCGGCATGA
- a CDS encoding SpdD-like protein, whose amino-acid sequence MFRPKIPTMPQPTGLVAPPTAVAPAAVAEPTAVTPAVPTPVPPAPSRSAVQLTPGTALALVGGGAAVVLVVGAVLVSMLLAVAITATSVAVCAVVMRSLLSRR is encoded by the coding sequence ATGTTCCGGCCCAAGATCCCCACCATGCCCCAACCGACCGGTCTGGTTGCCCCGCCCACCGCTGTCGCCCCGGCCGCCGTTGCGGAGCCGACCGCCGTCACCCCGGCCGTCCCGACTCCGGTGCCCCCGGCGCCGTCCCGTTCGGCCGTCCAGCTCACCCCGGGCACCGCGCTCGCCCTCGTCGGGGGCGGCGCCGCCGTGGTCCTGGTCGTCGGCGCCGTGCTGGTCTCCATGCTCCTCGCCGTCGCCATCACCGCCACGTCCGTGGCCGTGTGCGCCGTCGTCATGCGCTCTCTTCTGAGCCGCCGCTGA
- a CDS encoding mobile element transfer protein yields the protein MNPRFRNVRRIGPVNVASYIHRGRHRHLAACTAPRCDFSAEYDSRAAAELAARTHRCSA from the coding sequence GTGAACCCCCGCTTCCGCAACGTCCGTCGCATCGGCCCCGTGAACGTCGCCTCGTACATCCACCGCGGCCGGCACCGGCACCTGGCCGCCTGCACCGCGCCCCGCTGCGACTTCTCCGCCGAGTACGACAGCCGCGCCGCCGCCGAACTCGCCGCCCGTACCCACCGCTGCTCGGCCTGA